The proteins below are encoded in one region of Candidatus Epulonipiscium sp.:
- a CDS encoding (2Fe-2S) ferredoxin domain-containing protein gives MAKIKSLDELKSLREQYKSKVNLREKGDKIEKMIQVRVAMATCGIASGARDVMNTFIEEIDTQKLENVIVSQTGCMGYCYAEPTVEVTIPEKEPVVFGDVTKQRAKEIVEKYIKQGELLDGIIPVTHKTVDE, from the coding sequence ATGGCTAAAATTAAATCTTTAGATGAATTAAAAAGCCTAAGAGAGCAATACAAATCAAAAGTAAACCTAAGGGAAAAAGGCGACAAAATTGAAAAAATGATTCAAGTTCGTGTGGCAATGGCAACTTGCGGAATTGCGTCAGGAGCTAGGGACGTTATGAATACGTTCATAGAAGAAATAGATACTCAAAAATTAGAAAATGTGATTGTATCACAAACAGGTTGCATGGGATATTGCTATGCCGAGCCTACTGTAGAGGTAACGATTCCTGAAAAAGAGCCTGTTGTTTTTGGGGATGTAACAAAACAAAGAGCTAAAGAAATAGTAGAAAAGTATATAAAGCAGGGCGAACTATTGGACGGCATTATACCTGTCACTCATAAAACAGTGGATGAGTAA
- a CDS encoding NAD(P)H-dependent oxidoreductase subunit E, which yields MSDCASCTNKLAEHGFRELEQFINDLNEKNGALISVLHRAQGIFGYLPKEVQQFVAKKLDIPVSKVYGIVSFYSFFTMVPKGKHPISVCMGTACYVRGAEKVLNEFKRVLEIEVGETTPDGNFSLDALRCVGACGLAPVVLVGDKVYGRVTTNQVKSILKEYE from the coding sequence ATGTCTGATTGTGCAAGTTGTACAAATAAATTGGCTGAACACGGTTTTCGTGAACTAGAACAATTTATCAATGATTTAAATGAAAAAAATGGAGCATTAATTTCTGTATTACATAGGGCTCAGGGGATTTTTGGATATCTTCCAAAAGAAGTACAGCAGTTTGTTGCAAAGAAGTTGGATATTCCGGTATCTAAGGTATATGGTATTGTTAGTTTTTATTCATTTTTTACCATGGTTCCTAAAGGAAAGCATCCTATTTCTGTTTGCATGGGAACAGCGTGTTATGTCCGCGGTGCAGAGAAGGTATTAAATGAGTTTAAAAGAGTACTAGAAATTGAAGTAGGTGAAACAACTCCTGATGGTAATTTTTCCCTAGATGCTTTGCGCTGTGTTGGCGCTTGCGGATTAGCCCCTGTTGTTCTAGTAGGGGATAAAGTGTATGGTCGTGTTACTACCAATCAAGTAAAATCAATTCTAAAAGAATATGAATAA
- a CDS encoding PHP domain-containing protein produces the protein MKYAYDLHIHTALSPCGDKNMTPNNIVNMSLLKELDIIAITDHNSCENAETVMRVAKGSHLMVLPGMEIETSEEVHMVCLFPDMDAANKMQEIVYNSLPPLKNRADIFGNQFILDENDDIIRENDRLLLTATTLNIYEVVSFVKKLKGVTYPAHIDRNSYSIVSNLGWIPKDLEIGAIEISRNADSDKIISKYNELKVIKSSDAHYLEDIFEREQYLELPIKSIPELIKLLS, from the coding sequence ATGAAATATGCTTATGATTTACATATTCACACTGCACTTTCACCCTGTGGGGACAAAAACATGACTCCAAATAATATTGTCAACATGTCACTTTTAAAAGAGCTAGATATCATTGCTATTACTGATCATAATTCCTGTGAAAATGCGGAGACGGTGATGAGGGTGGCCAAGGGCAGCCACCTTATGGTGCTTCCCGGAATGGAAATTGAAACCTCGGAGGAAGTACATATGGTTTGTTTGTTCCCTGATATGGATGCAGCAAATAAAATGCAAGAAATAGTCTACAACAGTCTTCCGCCTCTAAAGAATAGGGCTGATATTTTTGGAAACCAATTTATTCTAGATGAAAATGACGATATCATTAGGGAAAATGACAGATTGCTCCTAACAGCTACAACTTTAAATATTTATGAAGTAGTGAGCTTTGTAAAGAAGCTAAAAGGGGTAACCTACCCTGCACACATCGATAGAAATTCATACAGTATTGTATCCAATTTGGGTTGGATTCCTAAAGATTTAGAGATAGGAGCCATAGAAATCTCTCGAAATGCTGATTCTGACAAAATAATATCAAAATACAATGAATTAAAAGTAATTAAGTCCTCTGATGCCCATTATTTGGAGGATATATTTGAAAGAGAGCAATATTTAGAACTGCCGATAAAATCTATTCCAGAGCTTATCAAATTATTAAGTTAA
- a CDS encoding AraC family transcriptional regulator, whose translation MKVKDIMEKLELFMVAGASGVDKEVTTGYTGDLLSWVIANAKPGAVWVTIQSHVNIIAIASLLNLSCIIVSEGAHIDKDTVTRANEEGITVFSTEMNSYTTIKKLIEIGIE comes from the coding sequence ATGAAAGTAAAAGATATAATGGAAAAACTAGAATTATTTATGGTGGCAGGAGCTAGTGGGGTGGATAAGGAAGTTACAACAGGCTATACGGGGGATCTTTTAAGCTGGGTTATAGCAAATGCAAAACCAGGAGCAGTATGGGTAACGATTCAAAGCCACGTTAATATTATAGCAATAGCCTCTTTACTTAACTTATCTTGCATTATAGTATCGGAAGGAGCTCATATAGATAAGGATACTGTTACAAGAGCTAACGAAGAGGGAATTACTGTTTTTTCCACGGAGATGAACTCTTATACCACCATTAAAAAACTTATCGAAATAGGGATAGAGTAA